A stretch of Podospora bellae-mahoneyi strain CBS 112042 chromosome 5, whole genome shotgun sequence DNA encodes these proteins:
- a CDS encoding hypothetical protein (EggNog:ENOG503PDE9; COG:S), which yields MQEFYIESITWDTTFNLESEITLYVRHSGAAFRICYDPRILAVSPSVLDQHHESYRILHNDDPDGEYLEVAERLRKPFEELMTQMAPPIESTRHLHSYLYPPWFILEARVAESSSSHIQPHFKLALSRQESPRPGEYNGMFLQAHLSPLLNSELNRYSSRQVQVLAQTPQLVPSRVLVDGTVYFFKPWVSGRVHGYHELQSYRKILADTEASPPLLADARICRLYGLIIDNDDDVLQHYSLDNGEEDHSGTRLVGLLLTCIDNRGTLKDLAPWDDCTNEDRLRWSGQIHHAVECLHNAGVIWGDAKPENVLIDMEGDAWLIDFGGSYTPGWVDEDKRETVEGDRQGVQRIDDWLTRWSRQPVTRIKRNGEGEGRRQGGSVEGGKEVGGL from the coding sequence ATGCAAGAATTCTATATTGAGAGTATTACCTGGGATACGACATTTAATTTGGAGAGCGAAATTACTCTTTACGTCCGCCATAGCGGCGCCGCGTTCCGCATCTGCTACGATCCACgcatcctcgccgtctcGCCTTCTGTTTTGGACCAGCACCACGAGTCATACCGAATCCTACACAATGATGATCCAGATGGAGAATATTTGGAAGTGGCGGAACGTCTAAGAAAGCCGTTTGAGGAACTGATGACTCAGATGGCTCCACCAATCGAGTCAACGAGGCATCTGCACAGTTATCTCTACCCGCCGTGGTTCATTCTCGAGGCAAGGGTAGctgagagcagcagcagccacattCAACCACATTTCAAACTAGCCCTCTCGCGACAGGAGTCCCCACGTCCAGGTGAATATAACGGCATGTTCCTTCAAGCACACCTGTCTCCGCTACTTAACTCGGAACTTAATAGATACTCGTCTCGTCAAGTGCAAGTTCTGGCTCAAACACCGCAGTTAGTTCCATCTAGGGTCCTTGTAGATGGTACTGTGTACTTCTTCAAACCTTGGGTCTCAGGTCGAGTGCATGGATACCACGAGTTACAGTCATATAGGAAGATCCTAGCGGATACCGAGGCAAGCCCGCCCCTTCTCGCCGACGCACGTATCTGTCGCCTTTACGGTCTAATTATCGACAATGACGATGATGTCCTCCAACACTATTCTCTCGATaacggcgaggaggaccaTTCTGGGACCCGTTTAGTCGGACTACTTCTTACGTGCATCGACAATCGAGGCACTTTGAAGGATTTGGCGCCTTGGGACGACTGTACAAATGAGGATCGGCTTCGCTGGTCTGGGCAAATACACCATGCGGTCGAATGTTTGCATAACGCAGGTGTAATTTGGGGAGATGCTAAGCCCGAGAACGTCTTGATTGATATGGAGGGCGATGCCTGGCTCATTGATTTTGGCGGTAGTTATACCCCGGGCTGGGTAGACGAGGATAAGCGGGAGACTGTGGAAGGAGACCGGCAGGGTGTGCAAAGGATTGATGATTGGCTCACCAGATGGTCCCGCCAGCCGGTTACTCGTATCAAGCGGaatggtgaaggggaggggaggaggcagggAGGGAGTGTTGAGGGGGGtaaggaggttggggggttgtga
- a CDS encoding hypothetical protein (EggNog:ENOG503PDMY; COG:Q) produces the protein MTSRHSNCVKAEFYDLIWPEMALFAARDRSVHLRRRRDWQPVFSPQEKVLLHIEELGQQLELKAKSGAVVNVTDFLLWSTVDLMGDFTFSTPFGVLKGEDPRSHEMILQIKNGRVLLGPLTPVPWLLHIGTKLLPKVLWIKDWYKSVDWCQEQIQARLAKGPAPELQDLTYYIMEKEKENKVDAGPWLRGDSLLAVLAGRPVFPLPLCAQ, from the exons ATGACAAGCCGCCACTCCAACTGCGTCAAAGCTGAATTCTACGATCTGATCTGGCCTGAAATGGCACTGTTCGCTGCACGGGACAGAAGTGTTCATttgaggcggcggcgagacTGGCAGCCTGTTTTCTCTCCTCAAG AAAAGGTGCTGTTGCACATCGAAGAGCTAGGTCAGCAACTGGAGTTGAAAGCAAAGAGCGGCGCCGTCGTGAATGTCACCGACTTTTTGCTCTGGTCCACCGTTGATCTGATGGGCGACTTCACCTTCAGCACCCCATTCGGGGTCCTCAAGGGCGAGGACCCGAGATCCCACGAGATGATCCTGCAGATCAAAAACGGCCGGGTGCTCCTCGGTCCCCTGACGCCAGTCCCCTGGCTCCTGCACATCGGCACCAAGTTACTTCCTAAGGTCCTCTGGATCAAGGATTGGTACAAATCAGTCGACTGGTGCCAGGAGCAGATCCAAGCACGCCTAGCCAAGGGGCCGGCGCCGGAGCTACAAGATCTCACTTATTACatcatggagaaggagaaggagaacaaAGTCGATGCTGGGCCTTGGCTCAGGGGGGATAGTCTGCTCGCCGTCTTGGCGGGAAGGCCAGTTTTCCCTCTACCTTTGTGCGCCCAGTGA
- the NWD3 gene encoding NACHT and WD40-domain containing NOD-like receptor 3 (COG:S; EggNog:ENOG503Q0C3), whose translation MSGAEVIGIISGIIAIVDAMAKICNAAIDASGLPEAFRDIATRLPLVRKTLQTVSSNLNNTNPDEEYCKAIKPVLQRCENRATQLDTIFKGVVPQADASRMERYVHAVRNLGKGDTVETLMKGILEDVQLLTSNRVAELPTETSVAAVIREAIEEVSAIPTSLPQGIHLSATCETERDSLLKDLRWTDPTIDKLRIERTKGPLYEDSSRWILSHPNYQKWRDGETKLLWIKGGAGKGKTMLLATIIKQLQSRTKPDHTATSSSLSFFFCQNTDDRLNNAVAILKGLIYLLLIQDVNLVLYLKTDYDRMGKEIFDVTKNVNAFDVLSNIFRQMIQHSRSETVYLAVDALDECEDGLPDLLGLIRDTVIQQNRLKWIVTSRNGVDIDEGPALENQGAKLSLEVNSEAVSQAIKAYIEHKVDQLPSLRSDPTQRDNVQQKLLEKAEGTFLWVDLILRSIHSVLADDAARHIDEIPSGLPPLYDRMMGDIAKSRNGYRDACLTVLSIATLAYRPLHILELRTLAGLVYDTADLEKIVDMCGSFLTLVENHVYPIHQSAKDYLVSDAAVDKIFSSGKHVVQLNIVERSLAAMENALRRDVYQLVHPGTLIHDMKARPPASDPLLGVGYSCAYWIDHVCEAGKAELQGSRRYRLIKTFRQHAAGSKSIRIRELIETFFHRHFLQWLEALSLLGDMANGVLSLTRLRTIVGFEQRN comes from the exons ATGTCGGGCGCCGAGGTCATCGGTATCATCTCTGGCATCATCGCCATTGTCGACGCCATGGCGAAGATCTGCAATGCCGCCATCGATGCCTCAGGCCTCCCAGAAGCCTTCCGCGATATTGCGACACGGCTCCCTCTTGTCCGCAAAACCCTCCAGACTGTCTCCAGTAATCTCAAtaacaccaaccccgacgaaGAATATTGCAAGGCAATAAAGCCTGTCTTACAGCGCTGCGAGAATAGGGCAACACAACTAGACACAATATTTAAGGGTGTTGTGCCACAGGCTGATGCTTCGAGAATGGAGCGATACGTGCATGCGGTCCGTAACTTGGGTAAAGGAGACACAGTGGAGACGCTCATGAAGGGCATACTGGAGGATGTCCAACTTTTGACCAGCAATCGCGTGGCGGAACTGCCCACAGAGACCAGTGTCGCGGCGGTAATACGGGAGGCAATAGAAGAAGTGTCAGCAATCCCGACATCGTTACCACAAG GCATTCACTTGTCCGCTACCTGCGAAACCGAACGGGACTCCCTACTCAAAGACCTAAGGTGGACCGATCCCACCATCGACAAGCTACGTATTGAAAGAACCAAGGGGCCTCTATATGAAGATTCGTCCCGCTGGATTCTCTCCCACCCCAATTACCAGAAGTGGCGAGACGGTGAAACCAAGCTACTCTGGATCAAGGGCGGTGCCGGCAAGGGGAAGACGATGCTGTTGGCCACAATCATCAAGCAACTTCAATCCCGAACCAAACCCGACCACACCGCCACTAGCTCGTCGCTGTCGTTCTTCTTCTGTCAGAATACTGACGACCGTTTAAACAATGCAGTCGCCATCCTGAAAGGGCTTATATACCTCTTGCTGATCCAGGACGTTAATCTGGTTTTATACCTTAAGACCGACTACGACCGAATGGGCAAGGAAATCTTCGACGTCACTAAAAACGTTAACGCCTTCGACGTACTGTCAAACATATTTAGGCAAATGATCCAGCACTCGCGGTCGGAAACCGTCTACTTGGCTGTTGACGCTCTCGATGAATGCGAAGACGGCCTGCCGGACCTCCTAGGCCTGATTAGAGACACTGTCATCCAACAAAACCGCCTGAAGTGGATCGTGACAAGCCGCAACGGAGTCGACATTGACGAGGGCCCCGCGCTAGAGAATCAAGGTGCAAAGTTAAGTCTGGAAGTGAACTCGGAAGCCGTGTCTCAGGCGATCAAAGCCTACATCGAGCACAAGGTAGACCAACTCCCGTCGCTTAGATCCGACCCTACTCAGCGAGATAATGTCCAGCAAAAGCTACTCGAGAAGGCTGAGGGTACCTTTTTATGGGTCGATTTAATATTGCGATCTATCCATAGCGTCTTAGCCGATGATGCTGCTCGCCATATCGATGAGATACCGTCAGGTCTACCCCCGCTTTACGATAGGATGATGGGAGATATCGCCAAGTCTAGGAACGGCTACCGGGACGCGTGTCTTACTGTGCTTTCAATCGCAACTTTAGCGTACCGCCCACTCCACATTCTCGAGCTCCGAACACTAGCCGGACTCGTATATGACACCGCTGATCTGGAGAAGATTGTCGACATGTGCGGTTCCTTTCTTACGCTGGTGGAGAACCACGTTTATCCGATTCATCAGTCGGCCAAGGACTACCTAGTCAGCGACGCCGCGGTCGATAAGATTTTCTCGTCTGGGAAACATGTTGTTCAACTCAACATCGTCGAGAGATCCTTGGCCGCGATGGAGAACGCACTACGGCGAGACGTGTATCAACTGGTGCATCCAGGAACACTCATCCATGATATGAAGGCGCGGCCGCCCGCAAGTGATCCTTTACTTGGAGTGGGATACTCCTGTGCATACTGGATTGACCACGTTTGTGAAGCGGGCAAGGCCGAGTTACAAGGCTCGCGGCGTTATCGGCTAATAAAGACATTCAGGCAGCATGCCGCAGGATCCAAGAGTATCCGAATAAGAGAGTTGATCGAGACGTTCTTCCACCGCCACTTCCTGCAGTGGCTTGAAGCTTTGAGTCTCCTCGGCGATATGGCGAACGGAGTTCTCTCTCTTACTAGGCTCAGAACCATTGTCGGG TTCGAACAACGGAACTAA
- a CDS encoding hypothetical protein (EggNog:ENOG503NVMI; COG:C; CAZy:AA7), whose translation MTESIPQQAECLAAAGLQNRILLPTSPEYASRIEAYWSKSSQLKPACFIQPTSATEVADALKALVAAKQPFAVRSGGCNFWPSNNIDHGVTIDLGQLAWIKYNPDDETVSIGPGARWGQVYEYLAQYDRAVAGGREARVGVGGLLLGGGNTLFTGRHGFACDNVIEYEVVLANGSIVKATASGEYSDLFRALKGGGNNFGIVTSYTMPAISCASIWGGLVILPPDIMPAAADAFVDFTSNLEKDPDSNLILMIAHLEPKPGTVIAGLYANVAGVEKPPIFDKFLTFPELFTTYKKTTLVECLNATAQGTGYHGVWFASSFANNPAILRRAAELHQELAAEFETHITDQDFQTQCIFQPLPRAFAQNSVRLGGNMLGLERNKVDGVLWSAHIMVRTAEQEAWAYPRVRAYVEKVRAYAAEVDGLLPWITANYANPEQPVLESYGPENIARIRVVAKKYDADGVFQTLCPGGFKISKVEG comes from the exons ATGACTGAAAGTATACCGCAGCAAGCTGAGTGCCTCGCCGCAGCGGGACTCCAGAACCGAATCCTTCTTCCCACTTCTCCAGAATATGCATCCCGAATCGAAGCATACTGGAGCAAGAGCTCCCAGCTCAAACCGGCTTGCTTCATACAGCCAACCTCAGCCACCGAGGTCGCCGACGCACTGAAGGCCCTGGTTGCTGCAAAGCAACCCTTCGCCGTCCGTTCCGGGGGGTGCAACTTCTGGCCAAGCAACAACATCGACCATGGCGTCACCATTGATCTTGGTCAGTTGGCCTGGATCAAGTACAACCCCGATGACGAGACAGTGAGCATTGGGCCAGGCGCGCGTTGGGGCCAG GTCTATGAATACCTCGCCCAATACGACCGCGCAGTGGCAGGCGGCCGTGAAGCTAGAGTGGGCGTGGGCGGACTactcctcggcggcggtaACACTCTCTTCACGGGGCGTCACGGGTTTGCCTGCGACAATGTGATTGAGTACGAAGTCGTCCTGGCCAACGGAAGCATCGTCAAAGCCACCGCCAGCGGCGAGTACAGCGATCTTTTCAGGGCGCTCAAGGGCGGCGGCAATAACTTTGGTATTGTCACCTCCTACACCATGCCCGCAATCTCATGCGCTTCCATCTGGGGCGGGCTCGTCATACTCCCCCCAGATATCATGCCCGCGGCGGCCGACGCCTTTGTCGATTTCACTAGCAACCTGGAAAAGGATCCAGACAGTAACTTGATCCTCATGATTGCCCATCTCGAGCCCAAGCCGGGCACCGTCATTGCCGGCTTGTACGCGAACGTGGCGGGTGTCGAGAAGCCGCCAATCTTCGACAAGTTCCTCACGTTCCCCGAGTTGTTCACGACATACAAGAAGACCACCCTCGTTGAATGTCTGAATGCAACCGCCCAAGGGACAGGCTATCA CGGCGTCTGGTTtgcctcctcctttgccaacAACCCGGCCATCCTCCGACGGGCCGCAGAACTACACCAGGAGCTGGCGGCTGAGTTTGAGACGCACATCACGGACCAGGACTTCCAGACCCAGTGCATCTTCCAGCCGCTGCCGCGCGCCTTCGCGCAAAACTCGGTCAGGTTGGGGGGCAACATGTTAGGGTTGGAACGTAACAAGGTCGACGGTGTGCTTTGGAGCGCACATATCATGGTTCGGACAGCGGAGCAGGAGGCGTGGGCCTACCCGCGTGTGCGCGCTTATGTCGAGAAGGTACGCGCTTACGCCGCTGAGGTCGACGGGCTCCTCCCCTGGATCACGGCCAACTACGCAAACCCGGAACAACCGGTGCTGGAGAGCTACGGACCGGAAAATATTGCGCGGATCCGGGTGGTTGCGAAGAAGTATGATGCCGATGGGGTTTTTCAGACCTTGTGCCCTGGGGGTTTTAAGATTTCCAAAGTGGAGGGGTAG
- a CDS encoding hypothetical protein (COG:O; EggNog:ENOG503P2MX), protein MSSLLSIALMAFLAVTSTASPLAANSKPSTTAASAPTYTPLTPAEIKGLQTELLLAPSYKDKEKVLFPPNNGGSANNVSFQFVPSNGPAPQDGSVIVGSVDSIPGLIGTNVAAAIGFIGPCGLNVPHLHPRGNEFLTVVSGTLIGAFLLEPDGPFVGDVPQVAMTLSNYTGMLFPQGHTHWQFNPTCEQAVFSAAFDSNDEGRFQVAQTFFSSMPDNVLTASLGNPTFLGPKQLDQLRGIIPSAFVVMVDSCAKACGIKTA, encoded by the coding sequence ATGAGTTCCCTTCTCTCGATCGCCTTGATGGCCTTTCTCGCTGTCACCTCAACGGCGTCACCCCTAGCGGCGAACTCGAAACCGTCCACGaccgccgcctcggccccCACATATACACCCCTTACCCCAGCTGAGATCAAGGGCCTGCAGACTGAGCTACTCCTCGCCCCCTCgtacaaggacaaggagaaggtcctcttcccccccaacaacggCGGCAGCGCCAACAACGTCTCCTTCCAGTTCGTCCCCAGCAACGGCCCAGCCCCCCAAGACGGCAGCGTCATCGTCGGCAGCGTCGACTCCATCCCAGGTCTGATCGGCACCAACGTCGCCGCAGCCATCGGCTTCATCGGCCCCTGCGGCCTCAAcgtcccccacctccacccccgcggGAACGAGTTCCTGACCGTGGTCAGCGGCACCCTCATCGGGGCCTTTCTCCTCGAGCCGGACGGGCCGTTCGTCGGGGACGTCCCCCAGGTCGCCATGACGCTGAGCAACTACACCGGCATGCTGTTCCCGCAGGGGCACACGCACTGGCAGTTCAACCCGACGTGCGAGCAGGCTGTGTTTTCGGCCGCGTTTGACAGCAATGACGAGGGACGGTTTCAGGTTGCGCAGACCTTTTTCTCGTCCATGCCTGATAATGTGCTCACGGCGAGCTTGGGGAATCCTACGTTTTTGGGACCGAAGCAGCTGGATCAGCTGAGGGGGATTATCCCTAGTGCTTTTGTTGTCATGGTGGATAGTTGTGCCAAGGCTTGTGGAATCAAGACTGCTTAG